In the Corythoichthys intestinalis isolate RoL2023-P3 chromosome 18, ASM3026506v1, whole genome shotgun sequence genome, ttggggggctgtggctgtggctcgtggcccgggtgggcgggcgggggtgggtgtaggcgtggggttggtgatgcgtcccctcctgccatccctgaaggccggttgatgggcacgcgggtggcccgggggaccaccctgggtcccggggggggggacggtggctcctttgctgggcggcgggaggagggatgggctgcgcatggaccccccacccccccaaccgccctccctccccgggctggctgggtgggggccgtggccctgggttggcgcccgcgcggtctctccgcccgtctgcgtggctgtcgcacgcccggtggggcttgcgtgctgctggatgtggtagggcatgctcgggttgggggttcaggtgccgggattggcgatgcggttggtcgccaacgggcttacactcataagagattcacacgattactgggttctagatcacagaactgatttgtgtacactctacccctttcaatcacttagcttatagtcttatagacacccccacccccattctcctctttcactggccaattggcccccacatggtgtaaaccggaaatacatctcgctgacgatagcaccagcatattagtaactagtttagatgttcaatgtatttcttgttgttgtttgtgtatgtgtttcttttctttcttctcttgtatttcttttcttctgtccccccataatcccttcctgttcgctgctttgtcataataaaaaggtattttgaatgatcacaatgggagtatgtcagactctccatgtgaaacattaaaactgttcagaatccgggcacttagacttccattctctgtgtcaaacagctgaacaggacaggttttttaaaaaaaaaaaaaaaaaaaaaaaaaaaaaaaaagtactaagtcacggatatctacctcattactatcacttaattgtattttttttgttactgtcgattttccccaatattttagatgataaataacaaacaagaaaaattgggggggggggggggggtgactcttaaaaggttaaatattttaaaatctcaccactccttcatgtctgcaatttctgcattgcgactttAGTTATATTAccttgtttcacccataaaatcgtcCAAaagtcattcacagctgtgtcttgacactcggtgagacatgatcacggagtttttggatagaaacagggtaagtacgcgataatatctcgttaaaattatggtgtctttaattatgctctgtcATGCTCTCAACTCGAGTTACGTTTTAGgggtttaatttttcaaaattattattattaaatgcccttctgttcaaaaaaatttcttcccccagaaaattgagattttaagctttcgaaTGATGCATCTCATATGTatatgggacaattttgaaatgcgGCCAAATTCTCTCAGAGcataacttcaagtcacctgaatgtttttcgccatacatatatatatatatttttttattctttcctcaaaaaaatatCAATACAATAATATATCTGAACACTATTGGAGTAGGCCGAAAGCATACAGTCATTGGTATCGGGAGCTTAAAAATGGTATCAGCGCACCACTAATCAAGTTGTACTATAACCAGGATCAAAATCACCACTAATATCAGCTCAAAAATaccattttttgttgttaaaaTACTAAAATAGTACTTCTATTCACCTTAAAGTACGGCTTGTTGGAGAAAGTGATGTCCTTGGCTGTGAAGAGATGCACAGATGCCAACACTGACTTGATCTGGTTGAGGATAGAAGCTGACAGGGAGGACAGCAGCTCTGGGAGGCCGCTAGGCGCATCTCTGCCAGAGACCGGGCCGCTTAGATGAGATCCGGCCCCCGAAGCAGCCAGCGAGAGACGAGGCGTCGCCAGAGCTTGCCTTACGTCCGTCAAGCTGTCCATGTAGAAGCTCTGGAGAGCAGCCAGGTACTGCTTGACTCGCTCTGTTGCGGCGCGGATCACGATATCCGTTCCACGGGTAGCCACTGAGGAGCCGGGGAGCAGCTTGGTCACCGCCTGGAGCCTGCGGTGAAATCGGTCAAGGGCACGGACCAAGAGGGAGTTATCTGCCACGCCTTTTTCCTCTTGAATCCTTCGCTCGACTAGCGAGAAATATCGGGCTGATAGATCATTGACGAAGGCGAGCAGCTTGCTGTTCGCCATCTGAGGTATATTCTTGGACGCCAGGTCACCTTTCTGAGCGTGGTTGATGAAGAGTTCTTGATAAGATGTAATTACTAAACATAAGCTGCTGACAAACTCATTGCAACCTCTGTCGATGAACTCTAATATGTCAGTATTCGAGGAGGGAGAAGGGACAAGGCTTGTTTTCAAAGTGCTGTCACGTACAGATCCGGCAGTGGCGCTAGGTGAAGGCCAGCGTGACGCATCGTTCACGCCTGAAGCAGACGGGTTCGGTCTTATCTCAGCCTCCAGGCCTTGCAGGTCCAGCTCTAGACGCGAGCCCGCATGGCTGAGGAACTTTTCACACAGCTCCTCTGCAGGCTCATCCAACTGCAGGAGCAGCTCCACACACTCAGATAAGTCTTTAGCGCTCGAGCCACCGTCCCTAGGAGCAGTACAACACAGAAAGCagatatttttttatcaagaattGAATAATGAGTTTTTCAGCTGTTCTTATCAGGGTTGTTCCGATACAGCACTAAAATGACATCATCGGTATCAaggagtactaagaaataacatgaCGAAGCTGTGCAATATGTACTCTTCAAGATACGGTTTCCAACCGCCGGTCACCCTACCCAAGATGGACACACACctctgttaattaaaaaaaatttaaaaaaagagcaCTTGTCGCCCTACTAAAGATGATGACAGACGGCAAATCgtgtggcgtccaatcatcgttctgctgtgaatttaaatcggGAATCTGAATTGTTATCaagagccaaaaaatggtatcagtaCAACTCTAGTATTCACATATTTTTCTCCTTCAAATAGGAGGAAATTCAACACAATAAAATGTGAGAAAAGGCCCAAAAAAGCTGacaatattggtatattttatTGTAGAGGGGCAACAATTAGTAGAAtagattagcaaattaatcgacaactattttgataaccaattaatcgtttaggaccgtctttaccttaaacttgtctaaattcttgaaattagaaCATACATATAAATTCTCAGTTGTAATTATCAAATTTcctcattatatttttgttaagttgaagtaggacatgaacaaaaatctgcttttactttggaaaacaacaattcacatttttgccaattttcggacatcttacggtctaaactagcttctcaAAGCAACACCtgataacttttcagttttggccgATTTTAGCTAAGCCGGTGGACAAAAACgttttttgccttaaggaagactgcgttttccatgaggaccagcacacaaccacagatggattaaacaacatttctgtttccagtggctgtgtgaaggatgaatagtaataaggtaatgaatccagttgtggctaaacatgatatgacggttagcaactgcGTGGCTTAGTGTGACTAAAACTCCCAACCCACCTGAACTCGCCAGCTCTGAcgctttattctgtatatcctggtagccttccTTTCCTTTTCGTCCtccgacaaaactttttgtctcttttgttgctctgtcaTCTTTGCAGGAGTCACGCGAAAGCGTTAGCATCgatttccgtctttataataaaTGGGGAAAAGGGGGAGGTAACGTATGTGGTAAAGCTGTGAgcacatttgttgttttttttgtgtggcaggattCCTACCACCCTCTTCAAAGTTAGTTAGTGTCAGTGAAtgcaatacagaccccctcaagatataaaagaggtgtcattcaactacttgtcagttgacatattaGAGCTGTCGCGACTAGAGGATGTTGTCGAcgacatcgatgacgtaaatgcgtcgacgggcaaaacatatcgtagacgggtaatgacgggttaaaaaaaataataattctgcggataaagtttagaatggcgggtgcTTGCAATGCAagcggtgaaagcggcataaagccaaaaatgcAGACCAGAATGTttggagcctggaattatttcaaggaaaatatggagggtgccgctGTGTGTACTCTATGCCAAGCTGAGCTCGcacaccacggtagcacgtcggctatgaacgaacactttaaGCGCCGTAacccaggtgtaattttggaagacaacataaaacgacaagctagcggattgtaaatccatacaacgttctaatgatttttttaaattgaagtcgcattaatgtgcgtcgtatcaacgtgcatcattaagtttttttccccacgtacTTCACGTTTTTAATCTACTCTGCTGGTGCTCCTGAAAGCTGTAGATCTCGACATCTCTGTGCACGGCATGCAGATTGTATTTacgtattaggatcatggaagctcccacttggggggatatatatatatatatatatatatatatatatatatatatatatatatatatattaggggtgtagcggtacacaaaaatctgggttcggtacgtaccttggttttgaggtcacgattcagttcattttcggtacagtaagaaaacaaaatgcaaaatataaatgtgctagttgtttattacacgcttttgtgctttcaacaataggaacattacaaagctagaattctgctaaaaacgtagcaggtatttaaagataatccaacaacaatttgcctttcagaccccgcgtattggtcagctttctttctgaaagaaagaagaaaaaagaagtcttgtgctaaagagaaaagcaatcccaatgacaaagattttaacatgtgttttacaaatgaaatgcctcaatgaaacatttttttttcttatgaacggttttcaaaagctttattggtggattttctcaagttaaagcgccaaacagaaattaataaatttaattgtgtaagcaggatgtgtgtattattctaattatttaaattacaggtgttttagctcatttcaatttattttatttaaatgggctattatttatttaagtattctgaaaatgattgtccgggacatgacgcccattgcaattcattttaacatttagaacaatatagacataccacaaaaagagtaataattgatttgactcctgttaaaaaggtgaagtcaaagTGTTTccgttttactttttttttttttgcactagttaatgccagcagcatttgacctcattgtttgtgatttattattgatatttatgttatttatttatacgttaataaataatttaggtgttccaaaatgtttttcgtGAACTGATAACCTTCAACAAAAgtttcattattaaattagtacaaaaatatatatacatattagattagtcgtaaaaatagtcggctgactaatcgagaggaaattagtcgtttgggacagccctatgacatatcacaaatgttaagaaaatatttcataaaggtTGAAAGGTTACCAAGTGTTACTTTAATAGGGCTGAAACAACTAATTGAtcgattaaaatcgattaataaattagttgccaacaaatttgataatcaatacagttgtagactacagttatatTAAGTTAGGAAGATGGaataaaataacttttttaagggaaacagtcatccattttgtcttcattgttacttacaaaatgccgaaaacaacttcaaggtaaattgttAAGGTAATTGAACCAAgttacatttatccgattaattgtttttttttcttaaacctgtcctgttcagctgtttgacatggagaatggaagtctaagtgcccggttggtctgaacagttttaatgtttcacattgagagtatgacatactcccattgtgatcattcaacatacctcgtttattatgacaaagaagCGAACAGGAGGGGGTTATGggagaacagaagaaaagaaacacaagagaataaagaaaagaaacacaaacaaacaacaacaagaaatacaagtcATTGatcgtctacactaactactaatatgttggtgctatcgtcagctagatgtatttccggttgacaccatgtggggggtctgttgaccagggaaagagggggacaggggtggttgagtctataagctaagtgattgaaaggggtagagtgtacacaaatcagctctgtgttctagaacccagtaattgtgtgaatctCTTGTGAGTGTAAACCCGTTGGTGACCGACCCTGCGCTGCCCCATCGCCATACCCCGccccgggaccccccacccgagtgtGCCCTATCACATTCAGCCGCAGGCGAGCCTGTTACACATCTCCACTCAAGAAAACAACTGAACTGACCTGAACTTCTGCCGAAGCTCCAGCGCCAGCTTTTCCATGATAGCATGACAGTCATCCTGGATGCCTTTGAAGGAAGGCAGGTGGCTGTATTGCTGCAGCACGCAGCGAGCACGCCGGTGGCAATTCACTGCCTGAGCATAGGCCTGTAGCTCCAAGCATTTGTTTAGTCTTGCAGGCAGTTCAAACAGAAACTGTAATTTCCTTAACAACGTGTGAACCCCTGCGGAAGGTGCAAAGGAAACGCCACAATTACAACATATCAGCACACTAAAACCAAGCCGCTCACAAATCGGTGAGGTAGCAGTCATTCACCTGAGAGTTTTGTAATCTGAGCATGCATGTCTTCAAGGGTACCACTGATGTGAGCACTAAAGTCAGTGATCGTCGCCATGTTTGCAGACAGACAGTCCATTTCATCCTCCATCTTTTTGAAATCATTCTTCATCTTTCTTATGGTGTCTGGAAAAAGATAGGTGATGCAGTTGGATTTAATAAGGTATTGTGACTTGACAAAACTTCAAACAGTAATGGAATGGGAAAATATTAAATATCGTCACCTGTGGCCGATATGAACTTGTTGTAGTTTTCGTATACCAGAGTCTGCATGTCACTGTCCAATGAACGGATTTGCTTCACCATGGTGGTCTCATGGCTCATCAGCTCAGGAAGAGAACATTCTTTTCGAAGCTGAATGAGGACGTAAAATGGTCTTGTCAGCCACTATTTAAATGTAGGATAAGTTCCACTGCTTTGGTCAGCGTTCAATAAATGACCATTCTGGGTGAAAATTTACTGATTAACCTTCGCAGGTGAAtttactacaacccctagcaaaaagtatggaatcgc is a window encoding:
- the vps51 gene encoding vacuolar protein sorting-associated protein 51 homolog; its protein translation is MDAEAAVPEEPERKRRVHGMLKLYYGLNEEGKADEKPQSLDPCDINGPHFDPEHYLNKLRKECSLPELMSHETTMVKQIRSLDSDMQTLVYENYNKFISATDTIRKMKNDFKKMEDEMDCLSANMATITDFSAHISGTLEDMHAQITKLSGVHTLLRKLQFLFELPARLNKCLELQAYAQAVNCHRRARCVLQQYSHLPSFKGIQDDCHAIMEKLALELRQKFRDGGSSAKDLSECVELLLQLDEPAEELCEKFLSHAGSRLELDLQGLEAEIRPNPSASGVNDASRWPSPSATAGSVRDSTLKTSLVPSPSSNTDILEFIDRGCNEFVSSLCLVITSYQELFINHAQKGDLASKNIPQMANSKLLAFVNDLSARYFSLVERRIQEEKGVADNSLLVRALDRFHRRLQAVTKLLPGSSVATRGTDIVIRAATERVKQYLAALQSFYMDSLTDVRQALATPRLSLAASGAGSHLSGPVSGRDAPSGLPELLSSLSASILNQIKSVLASVHLFTAKDITFSNKPYFKGEFCCQVVRESMVVSFIKFVCQSSRQFCESAGDKGGSTPPALLLLLSRLCLDYETSTISYILTLTDEQFLAQHHSPATAVTALCAEAREAAQKLLNHYVKVQGLIISQMLRKSVETRDWVNTIEPRNVRAVMKRVVEDATSIDVQVGLLYEEGVRKAHSSDSSKRTFSVYSSSRQQTRYAASYTPSAPMDTNLLSNIHKLFSERIDIFSSVEFNKVSVMTGIIKISLKTFLECVRLRTFGRYGLQQIQVDCHYLQMYLWRFVSDENLVHFLLDEIVGSSAHRCLDPAPMEQSVIEVICERG